In Macadamia integrifolia cultivar HAES 741 unplaced genomic scaffold, SCU_Mint_v3 scaffold_138A, whole genome shotgun sequence, the sequence TGGGGTTATTCTTCTTACTCTTAGCTGTTGTCCATACCTGTCAGGAAACTGAAAGATGATCCGAAATTGCTTTCATGACATTATGTTGTCTACATTAAAAAACAGACGTTATGTTATCTACATTTCCAAAAACGTATGGGTACCACTGGGAACCTTAGCCGAAAGCTGAACCATTTGGATGTTTATTTCACAACTATCAGGTtgactgttttttttttattattattaaataataatGAAACCATATTCATGTgactaaaatgaccatagaaatagtgaggaaatacatgcatagtttaggttttgtcccaagtatgaccttgaatagatCTTATTGGAGAGTGATAATCCATGTCAGGACCCTATTTAGGTGAGATTTTTCTATTTCGTTGTGTTCTTGTTGTTTCGTTTTTCTCATGATGTCTTTGGTTGGATCCATCTAGCTGATCTCATTTAGTTaagataaggttgagttgttttgggaacagcctctcctgcaaagCAAGTATGGTAAGGCTATGTATACTTGCCCTTCCCAGACCTTGCAATAACAGGAGTCTCGTGCATCTGGTAAATCCAGTAAGCATTTGAGCACGACCACATAATGAGAAACAGGTCTCTATGCTGTATGGTTTTTAATGATATATATGGTTACATGGTTGCTGCAATTAAAGTTGATACTGAGCACATGAATGGGAAAACCCTGTAGTTATCCATATACTAAAACCAAATAGTGTGTTCTGTTTCTaaacagacaaaaaaaaaaacataaacacaaaagaatgaaccAGTTTAGAGGTTCCATGCACTTGTAATTAAACTGCCCTGCAAACTTACGCCATGAAGGCACtaatcctcatcttcatctgCAACGACAGTAGAAGCAAGATTAATGATTAGACAGAAGGTGACACTCACATGAGCTAAAAATGGGATTGTTTACATAATAATGAGCAAATGAActcattttcaaaatatttcttAATACAAGGTTTATTGTGAtgaaataaagtttgaataAACTCAAATTCATTTGACCCACGTTTGACCTAGTCAACTTCTATAGaaatattttggtcatttcagaCCTATCACAACTATTTTGAGatgattcaaaatattagtTAGGAATTATAGAAGACCTCTAAGGCTATAAAATGGATCCTACACTATCTATTGCCTACAGTGTGACAAAATGAGGTGTCTACAAATGGGGAAGACGGGAGATGTACAATGTGGCTAAGGGAGTCGAGGGCAGGGGCTGAGGTGGGATGCGGTTGGAATAGGGAGGGAGAGATCAGGTGTAACATAGTGATTTAGAAttaacaagggaaaaaaaaaaaaaaaaagaagataaagttcTCCTTTCTATTAGAAAATAATATTGGGATTGGGATTTTGTATAAATTATAGGAGAAGAATGGAGAGGTGATAGAAAATTCCCCAAAATTATATTTAtgtaggaaagaaagaaagaaacacacAAAGGACAATAGATAAAGCATGGCATAACTTACATGAGAGGATGCAACACAGCCCTTTTTCATACAATGGAATCAGTAACAAATCCTTCCTTATCAATTGTAGAGCTCTACATTAGATAATCTTGGAGTTGGGATGATGACAAGTGGTGCTTTTTTCTTCAACACAAGTCCAGATTCTTCTGATAGATCAAGCTCTACATTTTCTGGCAATCTCCACTCAAAGGAATGCAAGAGAGAAGCTAACATGTAAGTTGCCATCCTTTCTGCTAAGGGAATCCCTGGACATATCCTTCTTCCAGATCCAAAGGGAAGATAATTAAAATTGTTGCCCTTACAAtcatattcatttttttctcttaagaaCCTCTCAGGGAGGAACTCTAAAGGACCCTCCCATGCATCGGGATCCCTATGTATTTTCCAAGTATTTAAAAAGACATTAGTACCCTTAGGAATAGTAAACTGACCAATGGTGCAAGATTGACTTGGGCAGTGTGGGACCAAGAGTGGGAGTACTCGGTGCAACCTGAGAGTTTCTTTCACCACTGCATTTAAATATGGCAACTTGGATATGTGGGACTCTTCCACTTTGTTACTCATTCCAACTACTTGACCCAGTTTTTCTTGTGCTTTCCTCATTGTATAAGGTTTCTGCATCATCTCTGCAAAAGCCCACTCTAatgttgtggttgtggtgtCTGTTCCAGCTGAAACAATGTCCTGATAACAAAATTTTAGATACAAACAACATTAGTTTTGTACATAAATGATCAGAAAATGCAAATTAATCTAATCTAATCTAACGAGTTTACTAGTGAGACCCATCCTAATGAATTGGGTTCTTTATATATGTATAGAACATCAATCAATGTATTTATATGAagcttaaatatatatatatatatatatataatggattAGGGACAAAGGTGGGCAGGTGATGTTGCTCTATACATGCCTCCTCACACCTAAGTCtatgataaagaagaagaagaagaaagaaagaaagaagatgcagtagaaagaagaagaagaagacacggCCAGAAATTCCAAGCCCTGACCGGATCATAGGGCCTCAGACCTTGTTCAGGCTTATGGCGGGCTCGGACCAGCTCAGGCGGATAGGGCTAAACATGCACCCCTAAGGCTATGATAATGTTTATTTGGCCCAGGCCAATCATGAACCCAAAATTCCTGGCAAGACTGAACTTTCATTAGCCTAGCCCAATTTAGCCCCATTGCATCACTCCTATAAAAAATTAAGACCTATAGATTGGGAAAATTTTCTATCAAACCATCAATTGTAAAATTCAAAAGGAAAATTACCAGTAACAAGGCCTTGAGTTGCTTCATGCTTAATGCTGCTTTATCATCTCCTTGTTGCTTATTAAGCTCCAAGAGAATTCCCAAATAATCTTTGCTccccacatcatcatcatccttggatctcttcttctcttgcacTGCTTCCATTTTAAGCCGTTCTTCGATTACTGAATCCAAGATTGTATCAGCCCAAGACATTACCTCCTTAGCTTTCCTTTCAATCCCTTGTAGATCAAAGCGAGCAAGGATAGGAAATATATCTGAAACATTGGTCTTACCAAGTAAAGCAACCAATTCCCCTATCATTGTCTTAAACTCTAACCCAATTCtagtcttctcttctctctttagTGTTCCACCCCATAACATGTTCATAAGCATATCAAGCCAGGTTACAAAAATAAGCTCACCAATATCAATTGGTGTTCCAATCTTAGAATAAACCTCTCTCAACAGTAACAGAGATCAAGACTCGTTTACTCATCATCTCGCGGATGAATACCTTACGAAACATCCGCCAATCTGGGCCATGGGGACAGCATAAGATGCTACCACCATATGTGACGATCAATGCTGCAATGGGTGGATTGTGATTGGCAAAGGTTGAATCATGGTCTTTTAAGATCTGTTTAGCTAAAGAGGATGGACTCACTACTACACATTTCCTGTTACCTAATTGAAGCTTGAAGATAGGACCATATATTTGAGCTAGCTTGGAGAAGTATTTATGGAGATCAGGTTCAAGGAAAGGGAGATTACCAACCAAAGGTAAGCCTCGTGGGCCCGGTGGCAGTGGCAACAACTCTCCTTCCTTTGTTGTTGATGATCTCTTTGACAGCAATAGATAAGTAGTGATTGCAATTGTAACCACTGAAAGTGTAACGGTTGGCTTAATAGTGAAGTCTTTGCCATCAGCTTCTTCACTGTTGCACCACCACCATGACCAGCCATCACAAAGAGA encodes:
- the LOC122070896 gene encoding 3,9-dihydroxypterocarpan 6A-monooxygenase-like; this translates as MIGELVALLGKTNVSDIFPILARFDLQGIERKAKEVMSWADTILDSVIEERLKMEAVQEKKRSKDDDDVGSKDYLGILLELNKQQGDDKAALSMKQLKALLLDIVSAGTDTTTTTLEWAFAEMMQKPYTMRKAQEKLGQVVGMSNKVEESHISKLPYLNAVVKETLRDPDAWEGPLEFLPERFLREKNEYDCKGNNFNYLPFGSGRRICPGIPLAERMATYMLASLLHSFEWRLPENVELDLSEESGLVLKKKAPLVIIPTPRLSNVELYN